One part of the Peromyscus eremicus chromosome 18, PerEre_H2_v1, whole genome shotgun sequence genome encodes these proteins:
- the Kics2 gene encoding KICSTOR subunit 2 isoform X2, translating into MEIADFYEKMYALSTQKFINTEELVSVLDTILKKYSSRFHHPILSPLESSFQLEVGVLSHLLRAQAQISEWKFLPSLVTLHNAHTKLQSWGQTFEKQRETKKHLFGGQSQKAVQPPHLFLWLMKLKNTLLAKFSFYFHEALSRQTTASEMKGLTAKANPDLFGKISSFIRKYDAANVSLIFDNRGSESFQGHGYHHPHSYREAPKGVDQYPAVVSLPSDRPVMHWPNVIMIMTDRTSDLNSLEKVVHFYDDKVQSTYFLTRPEPHFTIVVIFESKKSERDSHFISFLNELSLALKNPKVFASLKPGSKG; encoded by the exons ATGGAGATCGCAGACTTCTACGAGAAGATGTACGCCCTCAGCACGCAGAAGTTCATCAACACGGAGGAGCTGGTTAGCGTTTTGGATACCATCCTCAAGAAATACAGCTCCAG ATTTCACCACCCTATCCTTAGCCCTCTGGAGAGCAGTTTCCAGCTGGAGGTGggtgtgctgagccatctcctgaggGCGCAGGCCCAGATCTCCGAGTGGAAGTTCCTCCCCTCCCTGGTGACCTTGCACAACGCTCACACGAAGCTTCAGAGCTGGGGCCAGACCTTTGAGAAGCAGCGGGAGACCAAGAAACACCTGTTCGGGGGGCAGTCTCAGAAGGCCGTGCAGCCCCCCCACCTCTTCCTCTGGCTGATGAAGCTCAAAAACACGCTCCTGGCCAAGTTCAGCTTTTACTTTCACGAGGCGCTGAGCCGCCAGACGACGGCTTCAGAAATGAAAGGGCTGACTGCCAAGGCTAACCCAGACCTCTTTGGAAAGATCTCCAGTTTCATCAGGAAATACGACGCTGCCAATGTGTCCTTGATTTTTGACAACCGAGGCTCAGAGAGCTTTCAGGGTCACGGCTACCACCACCCACATTCCTACCGAGAGGCCCCTAAAGGGGTGGACCAGTACCCGGCTGTGGTGTCCCTGCCCAGTGACAGGCCGGTCATGCACTGGCCCAATGTCATCATGATCATGACAGACCGAACTTCGGACCTGAACAGCCTGGAGAAAGTGGTCCACTTCTATGATGACAAAGTGCAGAGTACCTACTTCCTGACCCGCCCAGAACCCCACTTCACCATCGTCGTTATTTTTGAGTCCAAGAAATCTGAGAGAGACTcccattttatttccttcctcaACGAGCTCTCGCTTGCCCTTAAGAACCCCAAAGTGTTTGCAAGTCTGAAACCCGGATCCAAAGGTTAG